Part of the Pseudoalteromonas aliena SW19 genome, TGTTAAGTCGGTCAGCTTTATTGAAGGGATCGGTTGTGTTACTACCCCCAGTGAAGCGGTATGTGAGCAGCTAAAAAGTGCAGTATTAAATAGAGCGCGTTTAAAAAATAAAAAATCTAGAATTTATAAATCGAAAGCGCTTATTTACGAAGCGCGATCACAAACAACTGATTTAGATGATGAGCTAATTGCGCTATTAATGGACCGAAACATAAAACCAGTAAATGATGGCTTTGTGCTCACAACAGACCCAAAGCTTAAAAATCACTCAGGTTTTAGGTTTGATGAGGCGCAATGCATTGGTGCAATAAAAGATTTATCTGCACCATGTCAGTTAATTTTAGGGAACGAAGGTTATTCGTTTGTAAAACAAAACTTAGCAAAGTATATTAGCTATTACAGTAACTTGAGTGTAATAAACGTAGATGGCGGTCATCATTGCCATATGCAAAGTAGTGAGCTATGTTTTGAACACATTCATGCATTTATGGTGCAAAGTGGTGCATGTTAATTGTATATTAACGCTAAATGTGGGATTATTCGCACATTAGAGTATTTGCTCAATTGTTAAAGTGCCTTACTTAGATTAAGGTTAATAAAAATATAATTATAAACAGGGGCTAAGAGTGGAAAAAATCTGGCTTAAGCGCTACCCAGAGGGTATGCCTGAAACAATCGATCCTGAGCATTACAACTCGTTACTCGAAGTTTTCGAAAAAAGTTTTAGTGATTACAAAGATCTACCTGCATTTACTAATATGGGTAAAACACTATCTTATAACGAAATAGATACTGCAACGAAAAAAGTAGCGTCTTATATTCAACATGATTTAGGTCTTAAAAAAGGCGACAAAGTGGCCGTCATGATGCCTAACTTGTTGCAAACACCAGTATCAATTTTAGGTATTTTAAGAGCCGGTTGTGTCGTTGTTAACGTTAACCCGTTATACACGGTTCGTGAATTAGAACACCAACTTAAAGACTCGGACACTGCAGCAATTTTTATACTTGCTAACTTTGCAGACACGCTCGAGAAATCACTTGCGCATACTGATGTTAAACACATTGTAGTAACGCAAGTGGGTGATATGGTTGGTGGTATTAAAAAGCACATTGTAAATTTTGTCGTTAAACACGTTAAAAAAATGGTCCCTAAGTACAGCTTACCGAATCCAATTAAGTTTTCTGATTTATTAGATGCGGATGAAACTGCATATAAACGACCAGAAATGAACTTAAGTGATTTAGCATTCTTGCAATACACTGGCGGTACGACAGGTGTATCTAAAGGTGCAATGCTAAGCCATGGCAATATGGTAGGTAACCTTGAACAAGTGTCTGGTTGTTTAGATAAAGTATTAGAGCGTGGTAAGGAAGTGGTGGTTACTGCATTACCGCTTTATCATATCTTTGCTTTAACGGCTAATTGCTTAACATTTATGAAGTACGGTGGTTTGAATTTACTTATTACCAACCCTCGCGATATGAAGGGCTTTGTCAAAGAGTTAGGGCAAGCTAAATTTACTGCTGTTACGGGTGTTAATACATTATTTAATGGTTTATTAAATACACCAGGCTTTGCAGATCTAGATTTTAGCCATTTAAAAATGTCGCTTGGTGGAGGAATGGCTGTTCAACGTCCTGTTGCTGAAAAATGGCAAAAAGTGACGGGTTCTAAACTTATGGAGGGTTACGGCCTTACAGAGTGCGCCCCTTTGGTCACTATTAGCCCATACGATTTAGAAGCATATAATGGTTCAATTGGTTTACCTGCGCCGAATACTGATATTAAGTTAATGCTTGATAATGGTGAAGAAGCCGCTAAAGGAGAGCCTGGAGAGTTATGGGTTAAAGGCCCACAGGTTATGCTTGGTTATTATAATCGCCCAGATGCAACTGCTGAATGTTTAAAAGATGGTTGGTTTGCTACTGGTGATATTGCCACATACGATGATGAAGGTTTCTTTTTTATAGTTGATCGTAAAAAAGACATGATCATTGTGTCAGGCTTCAATGTATTTCCAAATGAAATAGAAGAAGTTGTTGCGATGCACGAAGGTGTACTTGAAGTAGCCGCTATTGGCGTACCTCACGATGCAAGCGGCGAACAAGTTAAAGTTTTTGTTGTGAAAAAAGACCCATCTTTAACTGAAAAAGATATAATAAAGCACTGCCGTGATAATTTAACTAATTACAAGGTTCCAAAACTCGTTGAGTTTAGGGATGAGTTACCTAAAACAAATGTAGGTAAAATACTCAGAAGAGCCTTGAAAGATTAGCAACCTATAAAAAAGCCGGCATATGCCGGCTTTTTTATTGTAGGAGACTAAGTGCAATACCAATTGATCCAAACACAAAACCAGCTTAATACGTTCGTTGAGCAGATCCAAAATAAACCCGTTTTAGCTATAGATACTGAGTTTATGCGTCGCCGTACGCTGTATCCTGAAGTTGCACTTATTCAGGTATACGATGGTGAGCATCTTGCGCTTATTGATCCACTGGCTGAGTTATCATTATTTGATTTTTGGCAAATTTTAAAAGATCCTGCTGTTTTAAAAGTATTACATTCTCCTTCAGAAGACATCGAAGTATTTCAAAAGTACGCAGGGTTTGTACCCGCACCATTATTCGATACACAATTTGCTTTGCAATTACTTGGTGAAGGGAATTGCATGGGCTTTGCGCTGATGGTAAAAGAGCTGCTAGGCATAGAAATAGATAAAAGTGAGTCTCGCACTAATTGGCTACAGCGTCCATTAACCCCTAAACAGCTTGATTATGCAGCAGCTGATACATTTCACTTATTACCATGCTTTGATCTAATTATTGAGCGTATTAAAGCGGCTGATTTATTTGACATCGTTATCAACGAAAGTGAATTAATTGCAAATAAGCGCGCATTTCAAACACCAGATGAATTTTTATATAAAGATATTAAAAATGCGTGGCAGCTTAAACCGCATGAACTAGCTGTATTAAAAGAGCTTGCTACTTGGCGCAGAAATAAAGCCATTAAAAAGAATTTAGCACTTAATTTTGTACTAAAAGAGCATAACATGGCGGAAATAGCTAAACGCGGTCCGTCTAGTTTAAATGCACTTAGACAAATATCAGGTGTTGAAGCGATTGAAGTTAATCGCTCAGGTGTAGAAATTTTAAAATGTATCGAGATTGCTAAGTTGATACCGCAAGAGCAACATCCTGCTGTGTTAAAGCGCTTAATTGATTTTCCTATTTATAAAAAAGTAGCAAAAGATGTTAAACAAAAAATTACTAAAGTAGCAAAAGCGCATAATATTCCTGATGATGTGATGGCTTCTAAAAAACAAGTCAATCAATTGATAAGTTGGAATTGGAAGTTAACAGCAGAGCAAAAAGTTAAATATATAAAACCCGACTTATTGAGTTCTTGGCGTTATACATACGTTAAAGACGTACTAAAAGAGTGGGACAGCTAAACAGTATTGCTTTAATGTGAGTTAATAACGGGATGTTTACTGCTAATTTAACGGGGGCGATATATGGCCCCCTTTTGTTTGAAATTTCAGCAAGCTTACTCTGTCATTTCTTTTAAAATTTTATCTAAGTTACTTTTTGATTGAGCAACACTTTCAAGCGGCGTTAAGTTATTAGGGTATTCCTCTTGTTCAATGACGAGCCACTGCAGATCACCGTCCATAATTAGCGAATTTATTATTACTTTCCATAGATAGTCATTTTCACCAAATATTGGGCTTAGGCCATCGCCTTGATGCGTTCTTACTTTTAAATGTGTTGAAAAAGTACGCCCTGGATATTTCTTTATGTAATGAGTAGGCTCTTTACCAGCAAAATGCACCCAGCCAATATCTAGCTGAAGCGGCAATGATTGCGGTGTGTTTTTTGCTATATAGTCCCAATACGTAGCGTCGTTAAATTGATTAAATTCTTTATCATGATTATGAAAACCAATATGCATATCATAGCGCTGTGCTATGTCGTTCATATGCGCCAGTTGTTTTGTAAGGGCTGTAACCCCCGTTGGATGCCACGCTCTTTCATCCCAAGGTACAAATAATACCTTTACACCCAATGTTTTGTAAAAGAGTAGGGTGTTGGTAAGTGTTTTTTCTGTGAGTGAATCAAAGCCGATATGCGCGCTGCTTGCAACAAGATTGAGACTAGCAAGTTTCTTTTTAAGTTTACTAGGGCTATTTTTATAACTCCCTAAATCACCGGCAAACTCTACCCCATCAAATCCCATTTCAGAAAGGGACTGCAGTGTACTATCAAAATCTTTTTTAAGTGCTTCTTTTACCGACCATAACTGCACGCTCACTCGTGGCGTTGGTTTAGGCATTGTAGCGAAAGCGCTCAATGAGTAGAGAGTAAAAATTAGGGTGGTTAAAACTATAAATGTAGTGTGTAAAAGTGTATTTTTAAACATTATCAAATACCTGTTAAAGCAGAGAATACTCCCTGCTTTTTATTAATCTTTATAGGCGTATTGGGTTAAGCCAAGTTCAGCTAAAACGTTATCAAGGTGAGCTTTTGCTTGCGCTGTAGGGCCTGGGTAGTCACCGGCAATAGGCACATTTCCTAAATAACCTATATCTTTACACCCCTGAGGTGTACAGAAATAAGCGCCTAAAATTAAATTTTTGAAGCGTAAAAACGCATTACCTATACGCTGAAATTGTGCCGGTGTATTATCGTCAAAATAAGCAATGTCATCTAATATTGCTTTTTGTTCCACAGCTTTAAGTTTCGCAAAAATCTTTTTATAACGAAGTATTGATTCGTCATCAATCCACGCAAGCCCATGTAAAATTGTTACCCGGTCTTTTTGTTGACCATTATAAGGGGAGCTAACCCATTCATTAATGACACTCGGTACATCAACGTCTGAGGCGCTCGGTGAATCACCTTCTCGGGGAACAATGTAATCTGCAAGTATTGCCACGAGAGTGAGTTGTTCATTTGTTAAGGTAAGTGGCCAAGGCGACTCAGGTGGTAGCAACATATTAGGATCAGTACCATAGCCTTTCGCTGTAATGGGTGGCAGCTCTAAACTTGGCCAATGGCCTTGGGTGCTAATCGTTTCTTCGAGTACTTTACTACAACCGGCTGTTAGTGAAACGGCAGAGCCTGCAGCGAGTAGGCCTAACCATTTAAGGGACTCTCTGCGTGTCATGCCTGAACTATATTTATATGAGTCAACACTCTTTTGTGAATGCATGTTAAAGCACTCCTTTTTCAATCTGTTTAGCGATCCACGTAGAATTGCGCATTGCCAATGTCATAATTGTTAATGTGCAGTTTTTATGTGGGTTAGAGGCAAATACACCGGCATCCATTACAAAAAGGTTGTCACAATCCCATGTTTGCCCCCATTGATTAGTAACAGATTCTTTGCGCGAGCTACCCATGCGAGTGGTACCCACTTCATGAATTATTTCACCGCCTTTTGAAATTGCTTTTTCAGCAGGTGGGAGCTTATCTATTTTTGCCCCTAAGTTTTCTAATATTTTTTTCGCTGTTTTTAAACCATGCTCAATTTGCTTAAGTTCACGATCAGACCATTTAAAATGAAATTTTGAGACGGGGATCCCCCATTTATCCTTAACGTTTTCGTCTATTTCCATATACGAGTCATCGTTTGGTAACATCTCACCTCGCAAAGCAAACCCTACATAAGAGCCGTACGCATCGCGCACTTGCTGTTTTAACTCAACGCCATAACCCCGCTTGTCACCAGATACACCAGAGCCAGGCTGATTAAAACCACTGCTTATTTCAAAATGATAACCACGTGGAAAATTAAGTTCACCTTTAGCGTGTGCTTGGTGTCCCCACCAAGGAATAAATAGATGATTTCCCGTATGCCCATCTTCGTTATAGCGTGGTCGGCCTTTAAGTGCGGGTATTTGTGCGCCTAACCATGCACCGGTAGAATCCATTAAATTTTTTCCAACTTGGCCACTTGAGTTTGCCAGTCCTTTTGGATGTTTTGTGTGTTTTGAATTTAATAAAATACGTGCAGATTCACAGGCACTTGCAGCAAGAATGACGATATCAGCGGATACTACATGCTCACTCGTGGATTTTTTATCAATGTAGGTCACTCCAGTGACTTTGCCATCGTCATTAACTGCAACAGACTTAACCATAGCATCTGTAATTATTTCTAAATTCCCCGTTGCTTTAGCCATAGGTAAAAGCGACGTTGTGGTTTGAAATGCCGCACCAATAGAGCAGCCATGTCCACAAGGTGTTGCATAAAAACAGGCCATTCGGTCGTCTTTATTACGTGTTAATACGGCTCTGTGCATGGGTACAGCTGCAATCCCTAATTTTTTAGCGCTTGCTGCAATTAATAGCTCGGGAACCCTAGGTGTTGGCGGCGGCTGCAATACGCCAGGCGCTGATGGCGGCATGTCATCCAGGCCGGTATTAGTACCACAAATACCGACTAGTTCTTCTGTTTTGTCGTACCACGGGGCTATGTCTTCATAAACAAATGGCCAATCTGCACCGTGGCCGTCCTGGCTTTTTCCTTTAAAATCATGTTCACTAAAACGTAATGAATAGCGTCCCCAGTGATTAGTTCTACCGCCGAGCATACGGGCACGCCACCAATAAAAATCACTGCCTTTTGCAGTGGTATAAGGTTCATCAGGAACTTGCCAGCCACCATCAACGGTTGCATCGTAAAAACCAAAGTTTTTATCTTTATTGCCTGCGCCCATTAAGGGAGCTTCGCTGTTACGACGAAACATCGGGCTTTCTTTTTTTGGGTCGTAATCGCGGCCCGCTTCGAGTAACAGTACTTTATGACCTAATTTGGTTAAGGTGTAAGCTGCCATTGCACCACCAGCACCCGAGCCGACCACTAAAATTTTATGATTAAATGCTGGCATGTTACAGCTCCTTAATTTTAATGTTTTTAAACCATACTTTGTCACCATGATCTTGTAAGCCAATATGGCCTCGATCCGCAGTTGCAAAATTTAGCCATGTAGAAAATTTACTATTTTTAACAAGCGTGTCCCACGTGGTACTGCCTATAACAATACTTAGCGTACTAATCCCATTTTGCCAAACCTGTAGGTGTTTATCGTGCATTTGAATACGGACTTTATTCCAAGTGTTTGCAGGCTTATGCGCGGCTTTTGGCGCTGCAAACAGATCGTAGATAGAGCCCGATAAATGCGAGTCTATTTCATTGTCGGGATGTTCTTCATTATCGATTATTTGCACTTCAGGTGCGTGAGAATAAATCATACTTCCCAGTTCGTCCGCGAGCACAAATATCCCACTATTTCCTTTAGTTGAAATTTTCCAATCTATTTTAAGATCAAAGTTACGGTACATTTTTTTAGTTAAAATATCACCGCCACCTTTAGTGAGCATCATTGCTCCGTCAGTAATTACCCATTGCGGACTTATCTCATCACTTTTAAAATTTCGCCAATGAGACATATCTTGGCCATTAAAAAGCAATTGCCAACCTGCTTTTTGCTCTTCGTTGGTAAGTTGATTATCAACAGTGTGGGCGTAAGCACTGCTACTAAGAGCAACTGCAAGTGATAGAATTTGGATTGATTTAAACATATGTAACCTCTTATATTCTTTTACTTATTGCTACTAATATACGTTTTTTCAACGCTTTTATTTTTTGTTATAAATAGGTGTAAACCAATAAAAACAACAATTAACACGATTGGAAAAATGAGTAAATTTTGTAAAACGGCCTGACCTGCCACTATTTCTACTTGTTCTACGCTGATGTTATTTGTTTGTGCGTTAAGGCGAGCATTATCAATCCAATGACCAATAACAGGGTTCCACATACTGACAGCAAACATGCCCGCACCTCCCATCAGTGACATGCCTAATGCGCCTGTTTTTGGTGCATATTCAGCAACGCAGCCGATCATAGTGGGCCAAAAGTAAGTCACGCCAAGCGCGAACATGGCTGCGGCAAAGTAAATCGCATCACCTTGAGCTTGGCTCATTAAAAATATCCCAAGTGTTGAGAAAATAGCAGATCCGAGTAACACACCCGTTGGACTAAATTTATGTACTATAGGGCCTGCAAAGAATCGTCCGAGTGCCATTAGGCCGGTGATCAACGCTAAGATAACCATTGGGGATGCGCCGGATGAACCTAAAATTTGCTCTATCCATTGTTGTGTTCCAAATTCAGTAATAGCTGTGATCGTCATACAAACAATGAGAAATAAATACAGTGGCGATATTAGATTTTTTACATTCGTGGCAGTTGAGTTTTCTTGACTATCGAATTGTGGAAATTGCGATTTAACAACCATCACGCCATATACAATAGTAGGAATAAGAATAAGCGATACTTGCCATTGCCAATTTAGACCAACGGATGTCATAGCATTTGAAGCCAGTGCACCTATAACAATACCGCCTGGAAACCACACATGAAAACGATTTAACATTGTGGTGGTATTTTTAGGGTACATTTGAGCAATTAATGGATTACAACCAGCCTCTACAGAGCCATTAGCAAAACCAATTAAAAATGTTGAGATTAGCAATCCCCAAAAACCATCTGCCGTGATAGTTAAAAGTAACCCGCCCAAGTGACAGATAAAGGCCAACGCAACCAGCTTTTTAGCGCCGATAACATTATAGATAATCCCACCTAGCATCGTCGCTACTGGGAATCCTAAAAATGCCATTGCATTAACCCAGCCTAATTGAGTGCCACTGAGGCCAAACTGTTCACCTAATTCACCTAAGATACCGGCACGAATAGCAAAGGTCATTGAGGTAACAATGAGCGCTATACAACAGAGCCGAAATATAATGTTATTGTTATTATTCATTCTAAATATCCTGTTAACTTAAACCTAAAATACGGCTGTTTCGTTCGCTATTAGTCTCTGTTGCTGAGAAATCATCGAATGCTTTATCGGTTGGGCGTATTATGTGGTTTTCAATAAAATGAACGCCTTCTTTAGCACCATCTTCAGGGTGTTTAATACAACATTCCCATTCTAAAACTGCCCAACCGTCAAATCCGTATTGTGTTAGTTTGCTAAATATACACTTAAAATCAACTTGCCCATCACCTAAAGAGCGAAACCGCCCTGGTCTGTCTTGCCATTCTTGATATCCTCCGTATACGCCGGAACGACCATTTGGCGTAAACTCCGCATCTTTAACATGAAAGGCTTTAATTCTAGTGTGATAAATATCAATAAATGATAAGTAATCAAGCTGTTGTAAAACAAAATGGCTAGGATCGTAAAGTATATTAACGCGTGGATGATTATTTGTGGCAGCTAAAAAACGCTCAAATGTTATACCATCGTGTAAGTCTTCACCAGGATGAAGTTCGTAACAGACGTCCACGCCCATTTCATCAAAGTAATCTAAAATTGGCAGCCAGCGTGCTGCTAATTCTTTAAATCCTTGCTCAACAAGACCTTTTGGTCGCTGTGGCCACGGGTAAAAAGTATGCCAAAGCAGTGCGCCTGAAAAGGTGACGTGCGTTTTAAGACCTAATCGCTTGCTGGCTTTTGCGGCCATCATCAGTTGTGCTTGTGCCCATTGTGTTCTTGCGATTGGATCACCGTGCACAGTCTGTGGCGCAAAATTATCAAACATTTCATCATATGTCGGGTTCACAGCAATGAGCTGGCCCTGCAAGTGAGTGGATAACTCCGAAATACAAAGCCCTGCATCTGCGGCAATACGCAGCACGTTATCGCAATAATCTTGGTTTTGGGCTGCTTTTTCTAAATCAAATATTTGTGGATTTGATGTCGGGAGTTGAATTGCTTTGTAACCTAAATTTCCTGCCCACTGGCAAATAGCGTCAAAACTATTGAAGGGCGCTTCATCGCTTATAAACTGCGCTAAGAAGATAGCCGGGCCTTTTATTTTTTTCATCGTTCATCCAATTTAAAAGTATGCCATTTTGTATTTTTGCTCGAAGCTTCAACTGCATTTTCAATAAATGCCATCCCACGTATCGCATCTTCAATACCTGGGACATCAAATTGATGATTATTTACAGCGCGTCCTGCTTTTTTTGCTTCAATCAATTTTGTGAAATTAACGTATATATTGGCAAACGCTTCAAGGTATCCTTCAGGATGCCCAGCTGGAGTGCGTAATGCATTGCGCGCGGCTTCACTTTGTAAAGCAACGCCAGCACGAAGTAGAGTTGTCGGTGCATTGTGTGATTTCAGCCATAAGCTGTTTGGCTCCATTTGTGACCACTCTAGGCTGCCTTTATCACCATAAATACGTAGATTAAGATTGTTTTCTTCACCTAATGCTATTTGGCTGGCCAGTAACACGCCTTTACAGCCATTATCAAAGCGCAACAAAACGGTGCCGTCATCATCCAGTGTCCTACCGGGCACGACATGATTTAAGTCCGCGCACAGAGCCTCGATTGCAAGGCCACTAACGTACTCGACTAAGTTTGCCGCATGTACGCCAATATCGGCTATACAACAACTGATCCCTGCTTTTGTTGCATCTAAGCGCCATTGCGCTTGTTTGCCAGCTTCATCTTCTTGTGTAGCAAGCCAGCCTTGACTGTACTCAACGACTACCTTACGAATTGCGCCTAGTTGTCCTTGAGCAATACGATAACGGGCTTCTTTTACCATAGGGTAACCTGTATAGGTATGGGTTAATCCATACAGGCAGTCGCTACTATTAATTAGGGTTTGTAATGCGCGTGCTTCTTGTAAATTTAATGTCGCTGGCTTGTCAGATAGCACATGAAAGCCTGACTCTATCGCGAGCTTGGCGATAGGAAAATGCAGATGATTTGGCGTTACAATAACAACAAAATCAATGCGTTGATTATCTGCAAGCTTTGCCTCTTCTTGAAACATATCTTGGTAGGTGTCGTAACATCTTGCTGGATCTATCCCAAGCATGGTTGCTGTAGACTGACTACGGGCTGGATCTGAACTAAAAGAGCCAGCCACTAAATCAATCAAACCATCTAAGCGTGCTGCAATACGGTGAACTGCACCAATAAAAGCGCCTTCAGCACCTCCGATCATGCCCATTCGGATTCTGGCTTTATTCATACAACACTCCATTAGTTAATATCATGTTATTAATAATAGGGAGTGAGTTGAAAAAGGGATAGCAAAAATTCGGTTGACAATGCAACAAAATCGGCGTTTTAATCAAAGCTGTTAATTATATTTACATCAGGGTGGCAAGTATGAAAATAGATGAGATCATAGCCAGAGCAGGCGTTAATCAGTTGATTGCGGCTTTTGATTTATTACATGACATTCTTTTTTGGGTAAAAGATAATGAAAGTAGGGTTTTATATGCTAATCAACATTTTATTGAGCATCAAGGCTATAAATCATTAGATCAAATTTTATTGAAAACAGATTTTGATTTTTCACCCAAGCATTTAGCTTTCCAATATGTGAATGATGATAAGCGGGTTATGAGCGGTTACATTGTGACAGATAGATTGGAGCTAAATCAGACTTCAAATGGTGAATTAGCGTGGTTTTCAACATCTAAAAAAGTGATCACAGATGAGAGTAATCAAATACTCGGTACTTATGGGATAACACGGCATTTGCAAAAAACATCAAAGGCATTGTTGCATGTAAGAGCAATAGAGGGTCCTGTTAATTATATACGTGAGCATTATCATCGTCATATTTGTATTGAGGAATTAGCACAGCTCGCCCACCTTTCAGTCAGTGCATTAGAGCGTCGCTTTAAAAAGCATTTAGCGAAAACCCCAAATCAGTTTATTAATGAAATACGCTTGGAAAATGCCAGAAGGTTACTGGTTGAAACACAATTACCCGTGTCGCAAATCGCTTATGAGTGTGGTTTTTCAGAGCCAAGTTATTTTAGTAAACAATTTAAACGCTTATTTGGCGAAATACCTTCACAAATGCGCAATCAAATAGAGTGATATGTACGTTACTTAGGCTGCGCAGAGAGGTGTTGTTTAGTATTTTTAATTTAAGTTCTGTTTATTTTACTCACCCTAACTATTGTTTTATCACTTTTTATAAAGCGATAAATTATCAATCATTAACTGCTCATTTATATTTTTTTTCATCATGTTGTTACTTAATTTATTTTATTCTTCAGGTAGGTGTTATTCATATGCGCTCAGTGATTTAAAAATATTAATATAAAATCAACGGGTTAAGAAATGGTTGGCAGTTAGTTGCTGTTATAAATGAGATTACTTGTTTAGCCTAATTTAATACCTTTACGCTGTATCGGCTAAAGCTCATATCGTGTTGTTTTTAGCCTTAACGCCGATTTTGTTTTAGTAGCGACCGAATTTCTATTATCACTTTTTTACTCATAACCCTATTCTAAAACGCAGTTTAACAAAATGTTAACTCATACACTGACAATTGCACATAACACATCAAGATTGGAGATAGGCATGGCTAATAATAATAACAGCCGAGAATCAATACGGCTTTCACGACGTTTTGAAAAATCGACATTGTTTCTTGCTTTAATGAGCGCATGCAGTGGCGTTTATGCACAAGAAGAAGTAAATGAAAAAGAAAGTGACTTTGAGATAATTGAAGTACGCGGTATTCGTGCCTCAATGGCTGAAAACCTAGCCATTAAGCGCCTCTCTAATTCTATTGTTGATGCGATTACTGCAGAAGATATAGGCAAGTTCCCTGATAAAAATGTGGCCGACTCGTTACAGCGAGTACCTGGGGTGGTTATAACCCGAAGCGGTGGTGAAGGTGAAAACGTGAGTATTCGAGGCCTTTCATCAGATTTAACGCTGACACAACTCAATGGTAATTTTATTGCCTCGTCACCGGGTTCTCCATCGCGCTCTTTTAGTTACTCATTATTACCATCGACGATGGTGCAATCGGTTGAAGTTTTTAAATCCTCAGAGGCACGTTTAGATGAAGGTGGCGTTGGGGGAAGCGTTATTTTACATAGCCGTACACCACTCAATATGGAAGCAAACTCAGGAGCCTTTAATATTGAATACACCTATGCAGATGTGACTAAAGATTATGAACCTAATTTTAGTGGTGTTTATTCGTGGAAAAATGATGACGAAGACTTTGGGTTTTTAATCGGCTACACCAAGCAAGAGCGTACTAATCGCTCTTTAACCGGTGATATGTCGGGTGGTGGAGGCTGGCGTTGGGCAACGGGTTCTGATTTACCTGCCAGTGATATTAATGGCAAGGAAATTGCTGATAGTACGCGCCGTTTTGGTGCATTAGAAGATGCATATGACAATACCTACGATGGAGTATGGGCACCACAAGTTGCCGGTGTTGGGGTAACAAAAGAAAAACGAGAACGAGTAGGTTTGCAAGGTACAATTCAATGGCGAGTCAGCGAGGATCTAGAGCTAACCTTTAATCACTTTCATTTTGAATTGGGCCAAGACCGCACAACATCTCAGCTAATGATCCCTGAGTGGAAATACAATCCCGATTACTTAACCGGTGTAACACTTGATGACTCCGGAACGATTGTCACTGGAATGGACTTTACAAGTGGTGCAGGAGGCGCAGAAGGTAACTTAGAGTTTCCATGGATCATAGGAGGTTATACAAAAGAAAAAGACACGTCAGATACCTACGATTTAGCATTTAAATATTCTGGGAACGTATTTGATTTAAAGGGAAAGTTTGGTAGAACAAAAGCAAGTGGAGGGCCATCAGAGTCATGGAATGCAGCCTATAAAAGTGGTCAACCTGCCAGTCGAAGTGATTCAGGTAACAACGAAAATGCAGCATCATTTGCAGGCTGGCGTTTAGGAGAGCGTGTTGCTTTGTATGCCGATCCTGCTCTTTTGACTAACTTACAGGCAGGAATTGCCGGCGATCCAGATCCAGGTTCAACAGGTTCTAGTTTTGTAGTGAGTGACTTACACGAAGATTACGCTCAGCTAGACTTAGATTACCATATTAGTTATTCCATCATAGATACACTGCG contains:
- a CDS encoding GMC family oxidoreductase, with amino-acid sequence MPAFNHKILVVGSGAGGAMAAYTLTKLGHKVLLLEAGRDYDPKKESPMFRRNSEAPLMGAGNKDKNFGFYDATVDGGWQVPDEPYTTAKGSDFYWWRARMLGGRTNHWGRYSLRFSEHDFKGKSQDGHGADWPFVYEDIAPWYDKTEELVGICGTNTGLDDMPPSAPGVLQPPPTPRVPELLIAASAKKLGIAAVPMHRAVLTRNKDDRMACFYATPCGHGCSIGAAFQTTTSLLPMAKATGNLEIITDAMVKSVAVNDDGKVTGVTYIDKKSTSEHVVSADIVILAASACESARILLNSKHTKHPKGLANSSGQVGKNLMDSTGAWLGAQIPALKGRPRYNEDGHTGNHLFIPWWGHQAHAKGELNFPRGYHFEISSGFNQPGSGVSGDKRGYGVELKQQVRDAYGSYVGFALRGEMLPNDDSYMEIDENVKDKWGIPVSKFHFKWSDRELKQIEHGLKTAKKILENLGAKIDKLPPAEKAISKGGEIIHEVGTTRMGSSRKESVTNQWGQTWDCDNLFVMDAGVFASNPHKNCTLTIMTLAMRNSTWIAKQIEKGVL
- a CDS encoding 3-keto-disaccharide hydrolase, producing the protein MFKSIQILSLAVALSSSAYAHTVDNQLTNEEQKAGWQLLFNGQDMSHWRNFKSDEISPQWVITDGAMMLTKGGGDILTKKMYRNFDLKIDWKISTKGNSGIFVLADELGSMIYSHAPEVQIIDNEEHPDNEIDSHLSGSIYDLFAAPKAAHKPANTWNKVRIQMHDKHLQVWQNGISTLSIVIGSTTWDTLVKNSKFSTWLNFATADRGHIGLQDHGDKVWFKNIKIKEL
- a CDS encoding MFS transporter translates to MNNNNNIIFRLCCIALIVTSMTFAIRAGILGELGEQFGLSGTQLGWVNAMAFLGFPVATMLGGIIYNVIGAKKLVALAFICHLGGLLLTITADGFWGLLISTFLIGFANGSVEAGCNPLIAQMYPKNTTTMLNRFHVWFPGGIVIGALASNAMTSVGLNWQWQVSLILIPTIVYGVMVVKSQFPQFDSQENSTATNVKNLISPLYLFLIVCMTITAITEFGTQQWIEQILGSSGASPMVILALITGLMALGRFFAGPIVHKFSPTGVLLGSAIFSTLGIFLMSQAQGDAIYFAAAMFALGVTYFWPTMIGCVAEYAPKTGALGMSLMGGAGMFAVSMWNPVIGHWIDNARLNAQTNNISVEQVEIVAGQAVLQNLLIFPIVLIVVFIGLHLFITKNKSVEKTYISSNK
- a CDS encoding sugar phosphate isomerase/epimerase family protein, whose amino-acid sequence is MKKIKGPAIFLAQFISDEAPFNSFDAICQWAGNLGYKAIQLPTSNPQIFDLEKAAQNQDYCDNVLRIAADAGLCISELSTHLQGQLIAVNPTYDEMFDNFAPQTVHGDPIARTQWAQAQLMMAAKASKRLGLKTHVTFSGALLWHTFYPWPQRPKGLVEQGFKELAARWLPILDYFDEMGVDVCYELHPGEDLHDGITFERFLAATNNHPRVNILYDPSHFVLQQLDYLSFIDIYHTRIKAFHVKDAEFTPNGRSGVYGGYQEWQDRPGRFRSLGDGQVDFKCIFSKLTQYGFDGWAVLEWECCIKHPEDGAKEGVHFIENHIIRPTDKAFDDFSATETNSERNSRILGLS
- a CDS encoding Gfo/Idh/MocA family protein produces the protein MNKARIRMGMIGGAEGAFIGAVHRIAARLDGLIDLVAGSFSSDPARSQSTATMLGIDPARCYDTYQDMFQEEAKLADNQRIDFVVIVTPNHLHFPIAKLAIESGFHVLSDKPATLNLQEARALQTLINSSDCLYGLTHTYTGYPMVKEARYRIAQGQLGAIRKVVVEYSQGWLATQEDEAGKQAQWRLDATKAGISCCIADIGVHAANLVEYVSGLAIEALCADLNHVVPGRTLDDDGTVLLRFDNGCKGVLLASQIALGEENNLNLRIYGDKGSLEWSQMEPNSLWLKSHNAPTTLLRAGVALQSEAARNALRTPAGHPEGYLEAFANIYVNFTKLIEAKKAGRAVNNHQFDVPGIEDAIRGMAFIENAVEASSKNTKWHTFKLDER